The following are encoded together in the Bradyrhizobium genosp. L genome:
- a CDS encoding SDR family NAD(P)-dependent oxidoreductase, which produces MARDGHAALETRSAMDVTNATVFITGANRGLGLAFAREARLRGAKKVYAGVRNTGGFQEPGITPIRIDVTDKASIAAAAELAADTTLLINNAGIAALIDGPLAPDVEAQSIRMFETNYYGVVRVTQAFERTLLAKPHAAIINVLSDIVWLPRPYLTPYAASKTAAWSFTNQLRFHLRERGVQVLGLHVGFMDTDLTNGIDVAKASPEDVVRQTYDALAAGKSEIMADKGTAVLKGTLAAEVPGYITPPPGL; this is translated from the coding sequence ATGGCCAGAGACGGCCATGCGGCGCTGGAAACGAGGTCTGCCATGGACGTAACGAACGCAACTGTCTTCATCACTGGCGCCAACCGCGGCTTGGGCCTGGCTTTTGCTCGGGAGGCAAGACTCCGTGGGGCAAAGAAGGTCTACGCCGGCGTGCGCAACACGGGCGGCTTTCAGGAGCCCGGCATTACCCCGATCAGGATCGATGTCACGGACAAGGCCTCGATCGCCGCAGCCGCCGAACTGGCCGCGGATACGACCCTGCTGATCAACAACGCCGGAATCGCCGCGCTGATCGACGGGCCACTGGCGCCGGATGTCGAAGCGCAGTCGATCCGGATGTTCGAGACGAACTACTATGGCGTCGTGCGCGTCACGCAGGCCTTCGAGCGGACCTTGCTGGCCAAGCCGCATGCCGCCATCATCAACGTGCTTTCCGATATCGTGTGGCTTCCGCGGCCCTATCTGACCCCCTATGCGGCGTCAAAGACGGCGGCATGGAGCTTCACCAACCAGCTTCGCTTTCACCTGCGGGAGCGAGGCGTGCAGGTCCTCGGCCTGCATGTCGGCTTCATGGATACCGACCTGACCAACGGCATCGACGTGGCGAAAGCCAGCCCGGAGGACGTGGTGCGACAGACCTATGATGCTCTCGCGGCCGGCAAGAGCGAGATCATGGCCGACAAGGGAACGGCGGTGCTGAAAGGCACGCTGGCGGCTGAGGTGCCCGGCTACATCACCCCGCCGCCAGGGCTTTGA
- a CDS encoding HD domain-containing protein produces MKAAVSIGGVVAPDSDLARKAATLAEQAHSKALLNHVHRTWWFAEFLGRKREMKYDRELVYIASMLHDLGLSPLHIADKRFEVDGADAASRFLRENDYPKSKTELVWDAIALHSVVDIADRRQPEVALVHFGAHVDVMGLRIEEITPSLIDDTLALYPRIGMKAAFTEALAEVARKKPHTAIGTGLADIGRRLVHGLEIPNVCDIIYAAPFDS; encoded by the coding sequence ATGAAGGCGGCTGTCAGCATCGGGGGCGTTGTCGCTCCAGACTCGGATCTCGCGCGCAAGGCCGCGACGCTCGCGGAGCAGGCCCATTCCAAGGCGCTGCTCAACCACGTGCACCGGACGTGGTGGTTTGCCGAGTTCCTCGGCAGGAAGCGGGAGATGAAATATGATCGCGAGCTCGTCTACATCGCCTCGATGCTCCATGACCTCGGCCTTTCGCCTTTGCACATCGCCGACAAGCGGTTCGAGGTCGACGGCGCCGATGCGGCCAGCCGTTTCTTGCGCGAGAACGATTATCCAAAGTCGAAAACCGAGCTCGTTTGGGATGCAATCGCGCTTCACTCGGTCGTTGACATCGCCGATCGCAGGCAGCCGGAGGTCGCGCTTGTCCATTTCGGCGCTCACGTCGACGTCATGGGACTTCGGATAGAGGAGATCACTCCGTCCCTGATCGACGATACCCTTGCGCTCTACCCGAGGATTGGAATGAAGGCAGCGTTCACGGAAGCCTTGGCTGAAGTCGCCAGGAAGAAGCCGCATACTGCAATCGGGACCGGGCTGGCCGACATTGGCCGGCGCCTCGTGCATGGTCTCGAGATTCCGAACGTCTGCGATATCATTTACGCCGCCCCCTTCGACAGTTGA
- the mtnK gene encoding S-methyl-5-thioribose kinase, whose protein sequence is MNLQAQPASGQSAYRILRETDLRDYLAAQPAIAARLGGAPADWSISEVGDGNLNLVFIVKGISGGLAVKQALPYVRLVGESWPLPLSRAHYEHMALVHQAHLAPKLVPAVLHHDSPLALTAMELLEPHIIMRKGLIAATHYPRFVEDISTFLAQTLFFSSDLARTAAEKKEGIAAFAGNHALCKITEDLIFTDPYRIAEQNRWTAPWLDQTAAAFRDDLDLHVAISRLKLKFMASPEALLHGDLHTGSIMVTATETKVIDPEFAFYGPMGFDIGAVIGNLLMAYLASAGHEGTAGERASFEAWLLEITEGVWIEFSRKFLALWRSEAKGDGYPASLFPGEAGAARLEAERQAYMARLFQDTVGFAAAKTIRRILGLAHNIDFEWIADEKQRAICEARSLKLARDMMLETPSFATIGAVTKAAREVRNWQPEFAG, encoded by the coding sequence ATGAACCTGCAGGCGCAACCGGCCTCCGGGCAAAGTGCATATCGAATCCTGCGCGAGACCGACCTCAGGGATTATCTCGCCGCACAGCCCGCCATCGCCGCGCGACTCGGCGGTGCGCCCGCCGACTGGTCGATCAGCGAGGTCGGCGACGGCAATCTCAACCTCGTCTTCATCGTCAAGGGGATAAGCGGCGGGCTGGCGGTCAAGCAGGCGCTGCCCTATGTACGGCTGGTCGGCGAGAGCTGGCCGCTGCCGCTGTCGCGCGCCCATTACGAGCACATGGCGCTGGTCCATCAGGCGCATCTCGCGCCAAAGCTGGTGCCGGCGGTGCTGCATCATGACAGCCCGCTCGCGCTCACCGCGATGGAACTGCTCGAGCCGCACATCATCATGCGCAAGGGGCTAATCGCGGCGACGCACTATCCGCGCTTCGTCGAGGATATCTCGACCTTCCTGGCGCAAACCCTGTTCTTCTCCTCCGACCTCGCACGCACGGCCGCGGAGAAGAAGGAGGGGATCGCGGCCTTCGCCGGCAATCATGCACTCTGCAAGATCACCGAGGATCTGATCTTCACCGATCCCTATCGCATCGCCGAGCAGAACCGTTGGACCGCGCCCTGGCTCGACCAAACGGCGGCCGCCTTCCGCGACGACCTCGACCTCCATGTCGCGATCTCCAGGCTGAAGCTGAAATTCATGGCGAGCCCGGAGGCGCTGCTGCACGGCGATCTGCACACCGGCTCGATCATGGTCACCGCCACAGAGACCAAGGTGATCGATCCCGAGTTCGCCTTTTACGGCCCGATGGGGTTCGATATCGGCGCCGTCATCGGCAATCTCTTGATGGCCTATCTGGCCTCGGCCGGGCACGAGGGCACGGCGGGCGAGCGGGCGTCGTTCGAGGCTTGGCTGCTGGAAATCACCGAGGGCGTCTGGATCGAGTTCTCGCGAAAATTCCTGGCACTCTGGCGCAGCGAAGCCAAGGGCGACGGCTATCCGGCCTCGCTATTCCCAGGCGAAGCCGGCGCCGCGCGGCTGGAGGCGGAGCGGCAGGCCTACATGGCTCGGCTGTTCCAGGACACCGTCGGCTTTGCGGCCGCAAAGACCATCCGCCGCATCCTCGGTCTCGCCCACAACATCGATTTCGAATGGATCGCCGACGAGAAGCAGCGCGCGATCTGCGAGGCGAGGAGCCTCAAGCTCGCGCGCGACATGATGCTGGAAACGCCGTCGTTCGCAACCATCGGAGCGGTGACAAAGGCAGCACGCGAGGTACGTAACTGGCAGCCTGAATTTGCCGGGTAG
- a CDS encoding DUF1467 family protein, whose product MPFQISAYQISTGFAIYFVLWWLVLFLTLPFGVRSQHEDGIGAPGTDPGAPVLARMGRKLLWTTLLSAVFFAIGMWAYYAGYLSVDRLSRLMGVPEFHN is encoded by the coding sequence ATGCCCTTCCAGATCTCGGCCTACCAGATCTCCACCGGGTTTGCGATCTACTTCGTGCTGTGGTGGCTCGTGCTGTTCCTGACGCTGCCCTTCGGCGTGCGCAGCCAGCATGAGGACGGCATCGGCGCCCCCGGCACCGACCCCGGCGCGCCGGTCCTGGCGCGGATGGGCCGCAAGCTGCTCTGGACCACGTTGCTCTCGGCGGTGTTCTTCGCGATCGGGATGTGGGCCTATTATGCCGGCTATCTCTCGGTCGACCGGTTGTCGCGCCTGATGGGAGTGCCCGAGTTTCACAATTGA
- the mce gene encoding methylmalonyl-CoA epimerase — MLGRLNHVAIAVKDARQAAKIYGAAFNAEVSDAVPLPEHGVITVFVTLPNTKIEFIEPLGEASPIAKFVERNADGGIHHVCYDVPDIIAARDRMVAEGARVLGDGQPKIGAHGKPVLFFHPKDFSGALVEIEQA; from the coding sequence ATGCTGGGTCGGCTCAATCACGTCGCGATCGCGGTGAAGGACGCCAGGCAGGCCGCGAAGATCTACGGCGCCGCCTTCAATGCCGAGGTGTCCGACGCCGTGCCGCTGCCGGAGCACGGCGTCATCACTGTGTTCGTGACGCTGCCGAACACCAAGATCGAGTTCATCGAACCGCTCGGCGAGGCCTCGCCGATCGCGAAATTCGTCGAGCGCAATGCCGATGGCGGCATCCACCATGTCTGCTACGACGTGCCCGACATCATCGCGGCGCGCGACCGCATGGTCGCCGAGGGCGCACGGGTGCTCGGCGACGGCCAGCCGAAGATCGGCGCCCACGGCAAGCCGGTGCTGTTCTTCCACCCGAAGGACTTTTCCGGCGCGCTGGTTGAGATCGAACAGGCCTGA
- a CDS encoding ribonuclease J, with translation MARPDELTFAPLGGVGEIGMNLSIYGLGNRQQRSFLAVDLGVSFGDEEHLPGIDLIMPDVRFLEKERNNLMGLVLTHAHEDHFGAIIDLWPKLGCKIYATPFSAALFEAKCAAERNPPRIPVTVIQSGSRIDIGPFNVEFIPVAHSIPESHALAIKTDVGTVLHTGDWKIDPTPIIGLPTDERRLRQLGDEGVLALVGDSTNAVRDGRSPSETEVAATIKKLVGAAKGRVAVTTFASNVARVRAVADAANAVGREVVVVGRAMERVVQVARECGYLDASHKFRSPEYYGHFPADKVLALCTGSQGEPRAALARIANDDHPQVTLNKGDTVIFSSRTIPGNEKAVGSIINGLVEQGVEIITDREHLVHVSGHPRRDELRDMISWVRPQLLIPVHGEALHLAEHAKLARAAGVPKVLTCRNGDLVKLGPGEPGIIGEVPAGRLYKDGTILEDSKSRAVVERRRMGFAGCAFVAIAMTGQGELVDDPEVELVGMPENNAAGEALDDIVFDVVVSTVEGLPKPRRRDPDALAESVRRAVRSALNEQWGKKPICLVHVLTV, from the coding sequence ATGGCGCGGCCGGATGAATTGACCTTTGCACCGCTCGGCGGCGTCGGCGAGATCGGCATGAACCTGTCGATCTACGGCCTCGGCAACCGCCAGCAGCGCTCCTTCCTCGCGGTCGATCTCGGCGTCTCCTTCGGTGACGAGGAGCATCTGCCCGGCATCGACCTGATCATGCCGGATGTCCGCTTCCTGGAGAAGGAACGCAACAATTTGATGGGCCTGGTGCTGACCCACGCCCATGAGGACCATTTCGGCGCCATCATCGATCTCTGGCCGAAACTCGGCTGCAAGATCTACGCGACCCCGTTCAGCGCCGCGCTGTTCGAGGCCAAATGCGCCGCAGAGCGCAACCCGCCGCGAATTCCGGTCACCGTGATCCAGTCGGGCAGCCGGATCGACATCGGCCCGTTCAATGTCGAGTTCATCCCGGTCGCGCATTCGATTCCGGAATCGCATGCGCTGGCGATCAAGACCGACGTCGGCACGGTGCTGCACACCGGCGACTGGAAGATCGATCCGACCCCGATCATCGGGCTGCCGACCGACGAGCGGCGGCTGCGCCAGCTCGGTGACGAGGGCGTGCTGGCGCTGGTCGGCGATTCCACCAATGCGGTGCGTGACGGCCGTTCGCCCTCGGAGACCGAGGTTGCCGCCACCATCAAGAAACTGGTCGGCGCGGCCAAGGGCCGGGTCGCCGTCACCACCTTCGCCTCCAACGTGGCCCGCGTCAGGGCGGTGGCGGACGCTGCCAACGCCGTCGGTCGCGAGGTCGTCGTGGTCGGCCGCGCCATGGAGCGCGTCGTGCAGGTGGCGCGCGAGTGCGGCTATCTCGACGCCTCGCACAAGTTCCGCAGCCCCGAATATTACGGCCATTTCCCCGCTGACAAGGTGCTGGCGCTGTGCACCGGCAGCCAGGGCGAGCCGCGCGCGGCGCTGGCGCGGATCGCCAATGACGATCATCCGCAGGTGACGCTGAACAAGGGCGACACCGTGATCTTCTCCTCGCGCACCATTCCCGGCAACGAGAAGGCGGTCGGCAGCATCATCAACGGGCTGGTCGAGCAGGGCGTCGAGATCATCACCGACCGCGAGCATCTGGTGCATGTCTCCGGCCATCCGCGCCGCGACGAGCTGCGCGACATGATCTCCTGGGTGCGGCCGCAGCTTTTGATCCCGGTGCATGGCGAAGCGCTGCATCTCGCCGAGCACGCCAAGCTGGCGCGTGCCGCCGGCGTGCCGAAGGTCTTGACCTGCCGCAACGGCGACCTGGTCAAGCTCGGTCCCGGCGAGCCCGGCATCATCGGCGAGGTGCCGGCGGGCCGGCTCTACAAGGACGGAACCATCCTGGAGGATTCCAAGTCGCGCGCGGTGGTGGAGCGGCGGCGGATGGGCTTTGCCGGGTGTGCCTTCGTCGCCATCGCGATGACCGGGCAGGGCGAGCTGGTCGACGATCCCGAGGTTGAACTCGTCGGCATGCCGGAGAACAATGCAGCAGGCGAAGCACTCGACGACATCGTGTTCGACGTGGTGGTCTCGACTGTCGAAGGCCTGCCGAAGCCGCGCCGGCGCGATCCGGATGCGCTGGCGGAATCGGTGCGCCGCGCGGTGCGGTCCGCCCTGAACGAGCAATGGGGCAAGAAGCCGATCTGCCTCGTGCACGTGCTGACGGTCTGA
- a CDS encoding biotin--[acetyl-CoA-carboxylase] ligase: MTFTLGPRAIAAGHQLAAFDRIGSTNAEALARARDGERGPIWLATVEQTAGRGRRQRAWVAPRGNLPCSILEVMDVQPAVAATLGFAAGLSLEAALQKVSIEAALRLGPGSPNYQLKWPNDVLADGKKLSGILLEAETVGDRLAVVVGIGTNVVAAPEGTPTPAVSLAALGVQIGAEELFAALSDAWVEFRGIWDNGRGFAEIRRLWLERAAGLGEKVAVQTGSALLEGTFDTIDDTGCLIVRTADGRRMPVTAGEVYFGNAASARAV, from the coding sequence ATGACCTTCACGCTCGGACCCCGAGCCATAGCGGCGGGCCACCAGCTCGCTGCGTTCGACCGGATCGGCTCGACCAACGCTGAGGCGCTTGCGCGCGCCCGCGATGGCGAGCGCGGTCCGATCTGGTTGGCGACCGTGGAACAGACCGCGGGGCGCGGCCGCCGGCAGCGCGCCTGGGTCGCGCCGCGCGGCAATCTCCCGTGCAGCATCCTCGAGGTCATGGACGTGCAGCCCGCGGTTGCGGCGACGCTCGGCTTTGCCGCCGGGCTTTCGCTCGAAGCTGCGCTGCAGAAGGTCTCGATCGAGGCGGCGCTGCGGCTCGGCCCGGGCAGCCCGAACTATCAGTTGAAATGGCCGAACGACGTGCTGGCCGACGGCAAGAAGCTCTCCGGCATTCTGCTGGAGGCCGAGACCGTCGGCGACCGGCTCGCCGTGGTGGTCGGTATCGGCACCAATGTCGTGGCCGCGCCTGAGGGCACGCCGACGCCGGCCGTCTCGCTCGCGGCGCTCGGCGTCCAGATCGGGGCGGAGGAGCTGTTTGCCGCGCTGTCGGACGCCTGGGTCGAGTTCCGCGGTATCTGGGACAATGGCCGCGGCTTTGCCGAGATCCGCCGGCTCTGGCTGGAGCGCGCCGCCGGCCTCGGCGAAAAGGTCGCGGTCCAGACCGGCTCAGCGCTGCTGGAAGGCACGTTCGACACCATCGACGATACCGGCTGCCTGATCGTGCGCACCGCCGACGGCCGCCGCATGCCGGTCACCGCCGGCGAGGTCTATTTCGGCAATGCAGCCTCTGCGAGGGCGGTTTGA
- the nuoN gene encoding NADH-quinone oxidoreductase subunit NuoN, whose translation MSFSSAGYQLQPVLPELVLAVGAMVLLMIGAFRGQGTTRLVTALAVCLLILTGVLEAWLPAGKLITFGGSFIVDDFARFLKILALIASAATLILATEFLSQPSNRNFEFSILVLLSTLGMLVLISAGDLIALYLGLELMSLALYVVAASQRDNAKSSEAGLKYFVLGALSSGMLLYGASLIYGFTGTVSFAGIAAAATKGSLGIVFGLVFLLAGLCFKVSAVPFHMWTPDVYEGAPTPVTAFFASAPKVAALAVFTRATLTAFPGIVTEWQQILVFVAIASMALGSFAAIGQSNIKRLMAYSSIGHMGFALVGLAAGTVEGAQGVLVYIAIYVAMTLGTFSIILAMKRNGQAVEQISDFAGLSRTNPLLAFFFAMLLFSLAGVPPLAGFFGKWYVFVAAIKANLFTLAVIGVLTSVVGAFYYLSIVKVMYFDQPLGKLDPMRFELRTVLAVAGIFTVFYWAYPGPLVSAASAAAKSLF comes from the coding sequence ATGAGCTTTTCCAGTGCAGGTTATCAGTTGCAGCCGGTGCTGCCGGAGCTGGTGCTCGCGGTCGGTGCGATGGTGCTGTTGATGATCGGAGCCTTCCGCGGGCAGGGGACGACCCGGCTCGTCACCGCGCTCGCGGTCTGCCTGCTGATCCTGACCGGCGTGCTGGAGGCGTGGCTGCCGGCCGGCAAGCTCATCACCTTCGGCGGCAGCTTCATCGTCGACGACTTCGCCCGCTTCCTGAAGATCCTGGCCCTGATCGCCTCGGCCGCGACGTTGATCCTGGCGACCGAATTCCTGTCGCAGCCGTCGAACCGCAACTTCGAGTTCTCGATCCTGGTGCTGCTGTCGACGCTCGGCATGCTGGTGCTGATCTCGGCCGGCGATTTGATCGCGCTCTATCTCGGCCTCGAGCTGATGAGCCTTGCGCTTTACGTCGTCGCCGCCAGCCAGCGCGACAACGCCAAGTCCAGCGAAGCCGGCCTGAAATATTTCGTGCTCGGCGCGCTGTCGTCGGGCATGCTGCTCTATGGCGCCTCGCTGATCTACGGCTTCACCGGCACGGTCTCCTTCGCCGGTATCGCCGCGGCCGCGACCAAGGGCAGCCTCGGCATCGTGTTCGGCCTGGTGTTCCTGCTCGCCGGCCTCTGCTTCAAGGTCTCGGCGGTGCCGTTCCACATGTGGACGCCCGACGTCTACGAGGGCGCGCCGACGCCGGTGACGGCGTTCTTCGCCTCGGCGCCGAAGGTCGCAGCCCTCGCAGTGTTCACCCGGGCGACGCTGACCGCATTCCCCGGCATCGTCACCGAATGGCAGCAGATCCTGGTGTTCGTGGCGATCGCCTCGATGGCGCTGGGCTCGTTTGCGGCGATCGGCCAGAGCAACATCAAGCGGCTGATGGCCTATTCCTCGATCGGCCATATGGGCTTCGCCCTGGTTGGGCTCGCCGCCGGCACGGTCGAGGGCGCGCAGGGCGTACTGGTCTACATCGCGATCTATGTCGCGATGACGCTCGGCACCTTCTCGATCATCCTCGCCATGAAGCGCAACGGCCAGGCCGTGGAGCAGATTTCCGATTTCGCCGGCCTGTCCCGGACCAATCCGCTGCTCGCCTTCTTCTTCGCGATGCTGTTGTTCTCGCTCGCCGGCGTGCCGCCGCTCGCCGGCTTCTTCGGCAAATGGTACGTCTTCGTCGCCGCGATCAAGGCCAACCTGTTCACGCTTGCGGTGATCGGCGTGCTGACCAGCGTGGTGGGCGCGTTCTACTATCTGTCGATCGTCAAGGTGATGTATTTCGACCAGCCGCTCGGCAAGCTCGACCCGATGCGCTTCGAGCTGCGCACCGTGCTGGCGGTCGCCGGCATCTTCACCGTGTTCTACTGGGCCTATCCGGGACCGCTGGTCAGCGCGGCCTCGGCGGCAGCGAAATCCCTGTTCTGA
- a CDS encoding NADH-quinone oxidoreductase subunit M, with product MTTWPILSVTTFLPAVGAILVYLLARGGDEAANRTARWIALWTTLITFAISLILVARFDPASSDFQFVEKASWLATGITYHMGVDGISLPLIVLTTAIMPLCIIASWKSVTSRVSEYMMAFLILETLMVGTFSALDLMLFYLFFEGGLIPMFLIIGVWGGPRRVYASFKFFLYTFLGSVLMLLAIMALYWNAGTTDIPTLMHTAVPRSLQTWAWLAFFASFAVKMPMWPVHTWLPDAHVEAPTAGSVILAAILLKMGGYGFLRFSLPMFPLASHDFAPFVFTLSVIAIIYTSLVALMQEDMKKLIAYSSVAHMGFVTMGIFAVTTQGVAGGMFQMISHGIVSGALFLCVGVVYDRMHTREIAAYGGLVNRMPFYALTFMVFTMANVGLPGTSGFIGEFMTLLGTFKVSLPTVFFATTGVILSACYALWLYRKVVFGALVKPSLMSMKDLTLRECVTLVPLIVLTILFGVYPKPVLDMSAASVQQLVNNYNTAVGAVKAAALVVH from the coding sequence ATGACCACCTGGCCGATCCTTTCCGTCACCACCTTCCTGCCGGCCGTCGGCGCGATCCTGGTCTATCTGCTCGCGAGGGGCGGCGACGAGGCCGCCAACCGCACCGCGCGCTGGATTGCGCTGTGGACCACGCTGATCACCTTTGCGATCTCGCTGATCCTGGTCGCGCGATTCGATCCGGCCTCGAGCGACTTCCAGTTCGTCGAGAAGGCGTCCTGGCTCGCCACCGGCATCACCTATCACATGGGTGTCGACGGCATCTCGCTGCCGCTGATCGTCCTCACCACCGCGATCATGCCGCTCTGCATCATCGCGAGCTGGAAGTCGGTGACGAGCCGCGTCAGCGAATACATGATGGCGTTCCTGATCCTGGAAACGCTGATGGTCGGCACCTTCTCGGCGCTCGATCTCATGCTGTTCTATCTGTTCTTCGAGGGCGGCCTGATCCCGATGTTCCTGATCATCGGCGTCTGGGGCGGCCCGCGCCGGGTCTATGCCTCGTTCAAGTTCTTCCTCTACACCTTCCTCGGCTCGGTCCTGATGTTGCTCGCCATCATGGCACTGTACTGGAACGCCGGCACCACGGACATTCCGACGCTAATGCACACCGCGGTGCCGCGCTCGTTGCAGACCTGGGCCTGGCTCGCCTTCTTCGCCTCGTTCGCGGTGAAGATGCCGATGTGGCCGGTGCACACCTGGCTGCCGGACGCGCACGTCGAGGCGCCGACCGCGGGCTCGGTGATCCTGGCGGCAATCCTGCTGAAGATGGGCGGCTACGGCTTCCTGCGTTTCTCGCTGCCGATGTTCCCGCTGGCCTCGCATGACTTCGCGCCGTTCGTGTTCACGCTGTCCGTCATCGCCATCATCTACACCTCGCTGGTGGCGCTGATGCAGGAGGACATGAAGAAGCTGATCGCGTACTCCTCGGTCGCGCATATGGGCTTCGTCACCATGGGCATCTTCGCGGTGACGACGCAGGGCGTCGCCGGCGGCATGTTCCAGATGATCTCGCACGGCATCGTCTCCGGCGCGCTGTTCCTCTGCGTCGGCGTGGTCTACGACCGCATGCACACCCGCGAGATCGCCGCCTATGGCGGCCTGGTCAACCGGATGCCGTTCTACGCGTTGACCTTCATGGTCTTCACCATGGCCAATGTCGGTCTGCCCGGCACGAGCGGATTCATCGGCGAGTTCATGACGCTGCTCGGCACCTTCAAGGTGTCGCTGCCGACGGTGTTCTTCGCCACCACGGGCGTGATCCTGTCGGCGTGCTACGCGCTGTGGCTCTACCGCAAGGTGGTGTTCGGCGCGCTGGTCAAGCCGTCGCTGATGTCGATGAAAGACCTCACGCTGCGCGAATGCGTGACGCTGGTCCCGCTGATCGTGCTGACCATCCTGTTCGGCGTCTATCCGAAGCCGGTGCTCGACATGTCGGCCGCCTCGGTGCAGCAGCTCGTCAACAATTACAACACCGCCGTGGGAGCCGTTAAGGCTGCTGCGCTGGTCGTCCATTAA